TGTCGCGCGACCCGACGATCTCAGCGAGGATATTGATGCCGCGCACGTCGGGCATGTTGAGATCGAGGATGACGAGATCGACCGGCTGCGACTGGACAAAGGCACCGACCGTCGCGCCGCGGTCGAGCGCCCCGACGACGGTGAAACGTTCGTACGAAGCGAACAGCAGCCGGAGGCCGTTCTGCGTGATCGGATGATCGTCGACGATCAGGATATTGTGCGTCAGACTCATGTCGGCGTTCGCTCGCCCCCGTTTGCGACCCGGTGGCAATGGATCAGCGACGACACGCTTTTACAACCCGAATAAATCTGGGGTTGGCGGATAGAAAAGGCCAAGAATCCGGCGCATAGCCAGATATTGTCAGCTCCGCCGGACGATCTGCGCCAGCGGGTTCGGCTCCGCCTCGGCGATCTTGGCGAGATGGTTGCGATCACGGTGGAGGAAGGGTTCGGGCTGCCCGTGCACCATCAACACCGTGTCCGAAACATAGCTCCACGAGCCGTCGTCGTGGAAATCGACCGTGATCGCATAGCTGTCGGTGCGAAAGGCCTGTTCGAGGAAGGTCGTCGAACAGATGCCATATTCGCTGCTCCCCCGCTCGGCCTTCAGCACCAGTTGTCTGGCGTCGGCGGTGGCATGTCCGGCGGCGATCGCCACCTGCCCGCGCGGGATGGCAAGCGTCTGCAGCACCAGCCCGGTCGCCGGTTCCCACAGCCAATATCCGACCTGATCGTGGAAGGCGATGTCCTCGTCGGGGGTGTTGATATGGACATGGTAGCGCAGCCCGTAGAAAAGCTGCGGCCCGTTCGCCTGCGGATCGATCGGCTGCATCTCGATCCGCTCGTAATAGTCGCGCTGCTCGGGGCCGTCGGCCTTGGGATTGATATCGACGCCGCGATGGCCTTCCCAGATGCCGGCGAGGCGGCGTAGCGGCCCGAGATTATCGAGCGTATCGGGCGCGACGTCGTCGGGCTCGGTGAAGATATCGTCCGGAATGTCCATGGTGCCCCCCGTCCTTACAATGCCGCCCGCCGCGCCGCGGCGCAAGAAGCGCTTGTGATTTTTTAGGAATTCGGATGAGGTTGCGGTAAGGTCAAGCGGCAATCGGGGAGATGGACGATGGGCATGAAACGACAGTTGGCGCTTGGCGCCGCGCTTTTGCTTTCGACGTCGGGCATGGCGCTCGCGGCCGAAGGCGGTCATGACGTCGTGATCCGCGGCGGCACCATCTATGACGGGTCGGGCGCGCCGGGCGTCGTCGGCGATGTCGCGATCGATGGCGACCGCGTCGTCGCGGTCGGCAAGGTCGCGGGCAAGGGCCGCACCGAAATATCGGCCGCCGGGATGGCGGTCGCGCCCGGGTTCATCAACATGCTGAGCTGGGCGACCGAATCGCTGATCGCCGGCCCGAAAAGCCAGAGCGACATAAGGCAGGGCGTCACGCTGGAGGTGATGGGCGAGGGCTGGTCGATGGGGCCGCTGAACGCGGCGATGAAGGCCACCGAAACCGAGCGTCAGGGCGATATCAAATATCCGATCGAATGGACCAGCCTCGGCGATTATCTGTCCTGGCTCGAAAAACACGGCATCGCGCCCAACGTCGCGAGCTTCGTCGGTGCCGCGACGGTGCGCGTCCACGAACTGGGCGAAGACGATGTCGATCCGACGCCCGAACAGCTGGACCGCATGCGCGCGCTCGTCCGGCAGGCGATGGACGAAGGCGCGCTCGGCGTTGGCAGTTCGCTCATCTATGCGCCCGGCTCCTATGCCGAAACCGACGAACTCGTCGCGCTGACCGGCGAGGCGGCGCAATGCGGCGGCATGTACATCAGCCATATGCGATCCGAAGGCGACCGGCTCGAGGAAGCGGTCGACGAGCTGATCGAGATATCGCGTCGCTCGGGCGCTCCGGCCGAAATCTATCACCTCAAGATGGCGGGCCGCGAAAACTGGGGCAAGCTTGCCCCCGTCGTCGCGAAGGTCGAGGCAGCGCGCGCTGCGGGACAGCGGATCACCGCCGACATGTACACCTATACCGCTGGCGCGACCGGGCTCGACGCGGCGATGCCGACCTGGGTACAGGCCGGCGGGCTCGAAAAATGGATCGAACGGCTGAAGGACCCGGCGATCCGCGCGCGTGTCGCGGCCGAAATGCAGAAGCCGGGCAACGACTGGGAAAATCTCTACTTCGGCGCCGGCGCCGACAAGATGATCCTGTCGGGTTTCAAGAAGGATGCGCTCAAGCCGCTGACCGGCAAGACGCTCGCCGAGGTCGCGCAGATGCGCGGCAAATCGCCCGAGGAGACCGCGATGGACCTCGTCGTCGAGGACGGCTCGCGCGTCGGTACCGTCTATTTCCTGATGTCGGAGGATAATGTTCGCGCGCAGATCAAGTTGCCGTGGATGAGCTTCGGGTCCGATGCGGCATCGCAGGCGACCGAGGGCGTCTTCCTGAAATCGGGCGCCCATCCGCGCACCTACGGCAATTTCGCGCGCCTGCTCGGCCGCTATGTCCGCGACGAGAAGCTGATCCCGCTTGAACAGGCGGTGCACCGGCTGACCACCCTGCCCGCGACCAACCTCGGGATCAAGGAACGCGGCGCGCTGAAGCCCGGCTATTTCGCCGACGTCGTGATCTTCGACCCGGCGGCGGTCGCCGACCGCTCGACCTTCGAGGCGCCGCACCAATATTCGCTCGGCGTCCGCGATGTCTTCGTCAACGGCGCGGCAGTGCTCAAGGACGGCGAGCCGACCGGCGCCACCCCAGGCCGCGCGGTGCGCGGCGCCGGCTGGGAGAAATGCCGCTGAGCGCAAAGGCGTAATATTTCTGGGCCTTTGCCCCAGACATATCCGCGTTGCAACTTTCCCCGTACCGACCATTCTGGTCGCTCAGAACAGACATGGGGATGGAAATGATCAAGAAGTCGCTCGCCGCGCTGACGCTGGTGCTGACGCTTTCGCCGCTGGTCGGGGCGCATGCCCAGCGCACGGTGACACCCGTCGTGCAGCCGGGTGGCGACATCCCCAAAAGCTATTCGCCCGAAAGCGAAGGCACCGATTACGAACGGCGCGTCGTCATGGTGCCGATGCGCGACGGCGTGAAGCTGCAGACGATCATCATCGTGCCCAAGGGCGCGAAGAATGCGCCGATTCTGATGGACCGCACGCCCTATAATGCGACGGCGCGCTCGACGCGGTCGACGAGCACGCGGATGGTCAACGCGCTGCCGTTCGAGAATGAGCAGTTCGTGAAGAACGGCTATATCATCGTTTGGCAGGACACCCGCGGCAAGTTCGGGTCCGAGGGCGACTATACGATGATCATGCCGGTCGCCGGGCCGCTCAACAAGACCGGGGTCGACCATTCGACCGACGCTTACGACACGATCGACTGGCTGGTGAACAAGGCGAATCTGCCCGAAAGCAATGGCCGCGTCGGGATGATCGGTTCGTCCTACGAGGGCTATACGACCGCGATGGCGCTGCTCAATCCGCACCCGGCACTGCGGGCGGCGGCACCCGAAAGCCCGATCATCGACGGCTGGATGGGCGACGACTGGTTCCATTACGGCGCCTTCCGCCAGCTCATGCTGGGCTTCGTCGCGATGCAGTCGGGCGAAAAGGGCTTCGCGAGCGCCCCCTCGCACGGAGGCGGCGACGATTATGACGTGTTCCGCGAAGCAGGGTCGGCCGGTGACTGGGCCCGCGCCCGCGGCTTCGACCAGCTTCCGGCGTTCAAGCGGGTCGTCGCCAATCCCGAATATAACGCGACATGGTCGGGGCAGGCGGTCGACAAGCTGCTCGCCGCCAATCCGTCCAACGTGCCGACGCTGTGGGTCCAGCCGATCTGGGATCAGGAGGACAGCTATGGCGCGATCCACTCGTTCGAAGCGCTGCGCGCCGCGGGCAAGACCGGCAACAATCACCTGATCCTCGGCCCGTGGTTCCACAGCCAGGTCAACCGCGCCGCCGGCGGCCGCAGCGTCGGGCCGCTCAACTGGGACGGCGACACCGTCGAACATTATTGGAAGCGCATGGTGCTGCCCTTCTTCAACGAGCATCTGAAGGACGGCCCGCCGTCGAACATGCCGGTCGCGACGGTCTATAACACCGGCGAGGACCGCTGGGAGAGACTGACGACGTGGCCGCTCGCCTGCGAGAAGGGCTGCCCCTCACCGCTGACCCCGCTCTATCTCGCCGCCGACGGCGGGCTCAGTTTCAAGGCGGGCGCCGCGGGCGGCGATAGCTATGTCTCCGATCCCGCCAAGCCGGTGCCCTTCCTGCAACGCCCGTTCAGCATGCAGCGTTCGGTCTACACCCCCGAATGGCCGACCTGGCTGGTCAGCGACCAGCGCCATGTCGACGGGCGGCCCGACGTCATGACCTATCGCAGCGAGGTACTGACCGCGCCGGTCCGTGTGTCTGGCGCGCCGATCGCCGACATCATCGCGCGCACGACCGGCACCGACGGCGATTTCGTGGTCAAGGTGATCGACGTCTTCCCGCAGGAAAATGCCAACAACCCCAATATGGGCGGTTATCAGCTCGCGATCGCGCTCGACATTTTCCGCGGCCGGTACCGGGAAAGCTTCTCCGACCCCTCGCCGATCCCGGCGGGCAAGGCGCAGCGCTACAAGTTCCGCCTGCCGACCGTGAACCATGTGTTCCAGCCGGGGCACCGCATCATGATCCAGGTCCAGTCGAGCCTGTTCCCGCTCTACGACCGCAATCCACAGACCTATGTCCCCAATATCTTCAACGCGAAGAAGGCGGACTATAAGGCGGCGACGATCACGCTCGAACGCGGCGCGAACGGCAGCCGCGTGTGGCTTCCCGTGGTGCCGGTCGACCAGTCGGCGGCGGCGGCACAATAAAAGCGGAGGGACAGTTGGCCGATCGACGCCACCGGCGGCCCGCCGCAGCCCGCTTCCTGTTCGCCGCACCGCTGTGCCTTTTTGCGGCGGCGCCGGTGCAGGGCGAATGGACCAGCCAATATCCGCACGTCGAAAATGCGGCGAAGAATGTCGGCCACCAGCTTTATCTGGAGGCCTATAATCTGCCAACCTTCGCGGCGAGCCCGACCGATCCGGCGCCGTCGCCCGACGGCCGCTCGGTCGCCTTTGCCGCGCGCGGGTGGCTGTGGACGATGGACGTCGCGACAAGGCAGGCGCGGCGGCTGACGCGCGGACCCCGCATCGATTCGCGCCCGGCCTGGTCGCCCGATGGTCGCCAGATTGCCTTCGTCCGCGACAGCGGGCGCGACACCGACATCATGCTGGTCGACGTCGCGACGGGCAAGGAACGCCCGCTGGCCGCAAGCCCGGCGCTCGACCTCGACCCCGCCTTTGCGCCCGATGGCAAGTCGCTGTTCTACAGCTCGGCCGAGGCGGGCGATTTCGACCTGTGGCGGGTCGAGCTTGCCACCGGAACGAAAACCCGCCTCACCACCGATACCGGTCAGGAACTGAACCCACAGCCGATCGGCGGCGGCACCGGGCTCGCCTATGTCAACCGCGCCAAATATTTCAGCGACGCGGTTGCGACCCTCTCGCTCGCCGATGGCGAGCGCCGGACGCTGCTGTCGACGGGCATGGCGCCGCAGCTCCGCGTCGCCGCATCGCCCGACGGGCGCTCGGTCGCGATCACCGAGCCCGATGGCGACCGGTTGAAACTGATCACCCTCGACGCGGGTGGCGGCGACACGATCCGCGTTGCGCCCGACGCGACCTATCCGCTCGCGCCGAGCTGGTCGCACGGCGGCGCGCTATGGTTCGTCCAGCCGAACCGCGACAAGCAATTCACCCTGTACCGCACCCCGGCCGACGGCGGCGCCAGCGAGGACATGTCGCCGCTCGACTGGGATTTCGGCGAGCGCACCGCGCGCGTCACCATCCGCACCCGGCAGGCCGGGAAGCTGACCCCCGCCCGGCTGGCGATCGTCGACGGCAGCGGCCATCCCGCGGTTCCCGCGACCGGCCTTGCCTATTTCGACTTCCAGCAAGGCCGCGTCTTCACCCATTCGCCCGGCGTGGTGACCGTTGAAGTCCCGGCAGGTGCGATCGGGCTGAGCGCGACGCACGGGTTCGACGGGGTTGCCGAAGCAACGCGGCAGGTGCGCGCCGGCGACACGGTGACGATCGACCTCGATCTGCCCTCGACCGGCTTCGACGCCGCCGCGCGCGGCTGGTATTCGGGCGACCTCCACAACCATCTCAATTACGGCGGCCCCTATCAGCTCGAACCCGGCGATCTGGTGACGATGATGCGCGCCGAAGGGCTCGACGTCGCGACGCCGCAGCTCGCCAATCTCCAGACGCGGCAGGTCGACGCCAAATGGTGGGGCTGGCAGCGCACCGAACTGCCGCTGATCCGCGTCTCGCAGGAGGTGCGTGCGCATTTCCTCGGCCATATCGGGGTGATCGGTACCGATGCGCCGTTCGACCCGTGGTTCTTCGGCCCGAGCTACCCGGTCCGCGCGCAGAGCGAGCTGACCAACGCCGATGTCCTCCGCTTCACCCGCGCGCACGGCGGGCTCAATATCTATGTCCATCCGGTGATCGGCAACGATCCCTTTCCGGCAGAGGGCAACCCCGGCGGTTTCCCGCTAGCGCTGGTGCCCGACGCGGTGCTCGGCGACGTCGACGCGATCGAGATCGCGTGCCTGTGGAGCGACGAGCTCGGGACCAGCGAGCTCTGGTATCGCCTCCTCAACCTCGGCCTGCCGGTCGCCCCGACCGCGGGCAGCGACACGATGCAGAATATCCACCGCATGATGGCGATTGGCTCGACCCGCGTCTACGCCAAGCCCGAGGGGCCGGTCGGGATGACGAGCTTCCTCGACGCGCTGCGCAAGGGACGCAGCTTCGTCACCACCGGGCCGATGATCGATTTCACCGCGGCGGGCGCCGGGCCGGGCGAGGTCGTCGCGGGCGGCAGCACCTCGATCCCCTGGTCGCTCGACCTGTTTTCGCCAACCGCGGTCGAGACGGTCGAAGTCCTCGTCAACGGGCGCGTGGTATGGAGCGGCAAGGGGCTCCCCGCCGCCGGGAAGCGCAGCTACAGCGGCACGATCGAGGTACCCGCGGGCGGCTGGGTCGCCGCGCGCGTCCATGGCGGCCCGGCAGTCTGGCCGGTGCAGGACGGGGCGCCCTTTGCGCACAGCGCGCCGGTCTGGATCGGCCGCGTCGGCAGCACCGACCCCGCTGCGGCGCGCAGTGCCGCCGCCGACCTGCTCCGCTGGATGCCGGTCGGCGAAGCGCGACTCGCAACCGGCTATCCGGGCGACAGCGGCGCGCGCCTCAAGGCCCGCTTTGCCGAAGCGCGCCAGCGGCTCGAAGCGTGGGCGAAATGATATCGGGATAAGAGTGCCAAAAAGGGACCGAATCCGTCCCGTCCCGATACGGCTTTTTTTTCGTCGTCCTTTCCGCTCGACCGGCCGCCGATTGTCGTTTTGATCCAATGATTGCGCGCACCCGGCGCGCATCCCGTAGCCACGGCCAGCGCAGGGACGCTTAGGCCGACAACAGATACGGCACAGGCTGGCCGGCGCCCGATCGATAGGGACGCCAGCGATCCGCGCCGCATCGTCGGCCGAATAACCGCTGTCCGCTACCCAAGCAAAACCCGCCGTCTGTCGACGCGCGCCCTTTGGCGCGTGGGCAAACCCCAATGCACAAGGAGAATGGAAATGGCTGGAAAACATGATGCCGAAAAGCTCAAGACCCTGGCATCGGTCTCGACCGAACGCCGCAAGCTGATCGGCCAGGCGATTATCGACGGGTTGATCTCGCCCGGCGAAGCCGCCTTTTCGCCGGTAGCGGCCGACCCCGACTATAATCAGGGTCAGGGCGGCTACACTCAGAAGGGCGGCGACCACAAGCAGGGCGGCGGCGACTATAACCAGTCGCAGGCACTCACCAACATCCGCGATCTCGTCACCAACGTCATCCAGCCGGGCAATGTCGTTCAGCCCGGCAATGTCGCAGGCGGCGTTACACGCGGCGGCGGCCGCTAAAAGCGGCAGCTTCATTTATCTCGAGACGATGAAGGATTGCTCGTGAACCAGCAACTCGGCATCGCTCCGGCGGCGGACACCCTTGTTCGTCGCCGCGAGTGGCGGGCCAGCCAGCCCGATTCGATCGACGCGCTTCAGGTCGTCTACAAGGTGGCCGAGCGCTGCAACATCAACTGCAGCTATTGCTATTATTTCCACATGGGCGACGAAACGCCGCTCGAACGCCCCGCCTATGCGCCGCATGCGGTGACCGAGCGGCTGGCGCACTGGATGGCCGACGGCTGCGCGGAACTGCGCATCCCGCATGCCAAGCTCGCCTTTCACGGCGGCGAACCGGCGATGATCGGCGCCGACGCGTTCGGCAAGGCCTGCCGGACACTGCGCGACGTGATCGAACCCGTCGCAACGCTGTCGCTTGCGATCCAGACCAACGGCGTGCTGCTCGACGAGCGCTGGACCGACCAGTTCATCGAACATGCGGTCGGCGTCGGGATCAGCATCGACGGCCCGCAGGCGGCCAACGACCGCTTCCGGCTCGACAAGCGCGGCCGGTCGACCTTCCAGCGCAGCGAGGATGCGATCCGCCGCCTCGTCGCCGCGCGCCCCTATGGCGCGCCGCTGCCCTCGACGATCAGCGTGCTGCACAGCGCCAACGACTATCGCGACATCTATCATTATCTGCGCGATCTGGGGGTCGAGGAACTCAATTTCCTGCTCCCCGACCGCAATGTCGACGATACCGCCTTCCGCGCCTCGGACGAGGCGGCCGACTATGGCCGCTGCCTCTCGGAAATCTTCGACGCCTGGCTCGCCGAGGACAATCAGGCGGTGCGCATCAAGTTCATCGACCAGACGATGGTCCATTTCCGCGCCAGCGTGACCCCCGGCGCGATCTTTCGCCGCGGGCGCAAGAGCAATCAGGTGGTGATCGCGCGCAGCGACGGCACGGTGGCGATCGACGACAGCTATATCCCGGCGCTCGACTGGTACAGCCGCGCCCCGGTGCGGCCGATGGCAACGCATTCGCTGCGAGATTTCCTGGGCAATCCGATCTTTCAGGAGATCGAGACGACGGCGAACAGCATCCCCACCGGCTGCCGGGACTGCCGCTGGCGCGACATGTGCCGCGGCGGCGACCTCGAAAACCGTTTCTCGGCAGCGAGCGGCTTCGACAACCCCTCGGTCTATTGCGGCGCGTACAAGGGCCTGTACGCAACGGTTTGCCAGCGGCTCGTCGAAGGCGGTTATCCCGCTCATCTCGTCACAGAAAAATTCGGTGCCCTATGACTCACGACCAGACCGCGGCATGGCTGTTCCATCCGCTTTCCACCGACCGCTTCCTGTCCGACTTCTGGGCGAAGGAGCATCATCTCGTCCGCCGCAACGACCCTGGCTATTTCGCCGGCCTGTTCAGCGCCCGGGCGCTCGAGGAATTCCTCGAATATGGCCGCCCCGACCCTGCCGGTGTCCGGCTGGTCAAGGGCAAGGAGAAAAAGGAGCTCGCCGCCTATCGCCTCGGCAACGGCGCGATCGACATGGTTGCGCTGCGCAACGATTTCGCGGCGGGCTTCACGATCATCCTCAACGGCCTCGAACGCTATGTCGGCGCGGTCGCGGCGCTGGCACGCTCGCTGGAGGTCGAGCTCAACTTCGAAACGCAGGTCAACGCCTATATCACCCCGCCCGGGTCGCAGGGGTTCCTGCCGCATTACGACGACCATGACGTCATCATCCTGCAGATTCAGGGTTCGAAGCGCTGGCACATCTATGAACAGGAAGGCGACGTGCCCGCCAGCGAGCTGCAGCAGCGCGAGCTGTTCGTCGGCGAAGACCTGTCGCCCGCGACGCAATTGATCCTTCGCGCCGGCGACGTGCTCTACGTCCCGCGCGGCCGGGTCCACGCCGCCGAAACGCTCGACGAGACGTCGATCCACCTGACGCTCGGCATCCATCCGCCGAACATGCTCGAACTCGTCAAGGCGGCGCTCGACACGATGGCGATCCGCGACGACCGGGTGCTCGAACGGCTGCCGCCGCGCTACCTCAACGACCCGGCGCAGCGCGCTCGCCTCGCCGGGCTGGCGCGCGAGCTGGCGGCGATGATCGACGACCGCGCGATCGGCGATGCGGTCGGCGCGATCGAGGACAGCCTGCTCCGCCGCGGGCGCTGTCCGCCCGCCGGCCGGCTCGTCGACGACGTGACCGGCAGCGGCCACATCACCGAGGCGAGCCGGCTCGCGCGCAACCAGCCGCTCTATGCCCGCGTCATGGCGCTGCCCGGCGGGGTCGGGCTGCAATTCGCGCAGACGCTCGTCACCGCGGATAGCAACCACCGCGACGCGATGCTGTTCCTGTCGCGGCGAAAGGATCCGTTCCGCGTTGCCGAGATCCCGGGCATATCGGCGGGCGAGCAAACCGACCTCGCGCGCAAGCTGCTTGTCGACGGCTTCCTGGTCCAGGTGCCTGCGGCCTGACGATGCAACGGCTCGCACCGCCACCCCGCGCCGCGATCAGTGATAGGGCGGCGATCGAAGTCGGCCTGTTTCTCACCGGCCTGGCCGGGGAGGCGGAGACGGCGGCGCGGCTCGGGATTTGCCCCGCCGAGCTGCGCGAACTGCTCGACAGTCTGGCGCTGTCGCGCTGCGCGATGGTCCCCGTCGGGGTCGGCGACAATCTCGATATCCGTTTCCTCGACATGGCGGGCGAGGCGTTCGATGCGCCGACCTTCGACGATAGCGTCGATCACGCAAAGTCGCGGGCCGGGTCGCCCCGAACGTTCAGCCTGCCGGCCAACGCCATCGCTGCCGCCGAGCAGCCGCGCGCCGCCCCGGACGGCATCATCCTCCACGTCGGCCGCTGCGGCTCGACTCTCCTTTGCAACCTGCTCGCAAGCAACGGCGACTGGGCCGCGCTGCGCGAACCCGAATTTTTGAACGGCCTGTTCCTCGCCCGCGCCGCGACACGCGATCCGGCCGCGATCGATCGCATCGACACGCTGGCCGAGCAGCTGGCGGGCTGCCTCGCCCGCGCCGTGCGCCCACGCAAATCGCTCGTGAAGCTCAGTTCGTGGACAACCCCGCTCGCCGCGCCGCTGCTGGCGCGCTTCCCCGGCACCCCGGTCATCGTCGTCGTCCGCGACCCTTGGCAAACGGTCGCCTCCTTCCTTGCCGAACCGCCGCATTGGTATGGCCCCGCCAGCGCGGAGCTCGCGGCAAACGAAAGGGCCGGCGCGGTCCGGTTCTTCGCCGAAGCCTGGCGAAGCACGGTCGCAGCCGCACGGTACCTGCCCGGCGAGCGCATCATGTTCGTCGATTATGAGGCTATCGTCGGCAACCCCGCCGCAACCCTCGCCAAGCTCCGCCGTCATCTGGGCGACGAAGGCCCGCCGCCCGCCCCGGCGGCGCTGGAAGCGACGCTGGCGTCCTATTCCAAAGCAGCATCGACCGAGCCGTTCGACCCGTCGGGAAAGCACCGGCGCGCGGTTCTGCCCCCCGATCTCGCCGATATCGTCACCGCGGTCACTGCCGGCGAATGGTCTGGCTGTCGGCGCCGCGAAGCCGGCAAGGCGTTCGTCGAAGAAATGGCGCGCTCGGCCGCTTCCTCAAGCCGACGCCGATCCGGCGAAGAAGGCTCGCATTGGCAGTAAAGATATCGACGGCTGCGAAGATAGACGCCGTTCCCCAGGCCCTTACATCGGAGAATGGTCGGCGGCGAGGTTGCCTTCCCCCTGCCGCGAGCGATAGCTTGTGGCGTCTGTCGTGAAGTGCGCCTTGCCATAGCCGGCAAGCTGTTTTTCGATTTTGGCGACCAGTCGTCGGTCGGCAATGTTGCGTAATCCCGGCAGCCGCGATGCCAGAGCGAAGAGCCCGATGCGCGCCGCCACGAAAGCCCCGGCAGCGCCGGCCACGATCAGGTCGCCGACGCCGATATCGACGCCGATCGCTGCGGCCTTCGCCCGGTCACCGCCCATGAAGCTCCGCAGGAAAAAGAGCTTCGCCATCGCCCGCTCGAAGAAGGCATGCACCGTTTCGGCGAAGCTATCGCTCGCCCGGAGGTCCGCGGCCATCGTCGCGCGCAGAAGCTCGCCGCAAATATTGTCGTCATAGTCCTGGCGCAGCGTCGCGGCACGGGTCGACATCAAATCGACGATGCCCTGAGGGGTATCGGCAAGCAGTTCTTCGGGAAGGCCGAGCAGGAAGCAGCGATAGCGGGCAAGCTCGACGCGCGCGCGCTCTTCGCGGGTAAATTCGGTGCGCCCCTCGGCAATCATCTTGTACGACAGCAGGAAAATGGGGATCAGTCCGGCGGGCATCTGGTCGACCTGCGGGATCGGGAAGCCGTAGACGCGTTGGTCCCAGTCCCCGGGGCGCCGCAAGATGTTCGCCCGCACCATCGAATGCATCAGACGCACCATCGCGGCCGCCTTGAACCCCGGCCCGAAGCGCTCCAGCGCGCCCGGAAGCACCGATGTCGAGAAGAAGGTCGCCGTCTCCTTGACCCGCCGACCGGCGGTCTCGCTCGACAATGTGTTGGTGATTGCCATCGGCAGCGCCGAATATTTGTTCATGAACGTCGCAATGAAGGCGCCGCGAATGATGAAGGGCCCGAAATTGGCGGCGGAGTTCCGGTCAATCCGCGCACCCTCCTCCACCAGTGCCATGTCGACCCAGTCGGGTTTGCGCTCCATGTCGGCGATAAAGGCCGCGAGTTCGGGCGGTGCCCCGGCCACGCTTTCGATGCCGCTGTCGCAAGCCAGGACGAGCATGTCGACGAGCGCGCGAAAGCCATATTGGCGCATCAGCGCGGCATAGGCGTCGGCAACCAGGTCGCCCATCATCGAATAGGCACGGATCACCTCGACGCGCTCGCGATTCGACAGGATGGCCCGGCGCTGCTTCTCGGTCCCGTCGCCAAGCTGGGTGACGTCGCCCGGCTGGTCGGCGAAGCGCTCCGGCACGACGGTAAAATCGAAGGAGCCGTACATGCCGGGATTCGCGGCTTTCTGCGATTCCACTTTTGCCCAGAGGCTTTCCGTCGCAAGCTCGCTCAT
The Sphingopyxis macrogoltabida genome window above contains:
- a CDS encoding FABP family protein; amino-acid sequence: MDIPDDIFTEPDDVAPDTLDNLGPLRRLAGIWEGHRGVDINPKADGPEQRDYYERIEMQPIDPQANGPQLFYGLRYHVHINTPDEDIAFHDQVGYWLWEPATGLVLQTLAIPRGQVAIAAGHATADARQLVLKAERGSSEYGICSTTFLEQAFRTDSYAITVDFHDDGSWSYVSDTVLMVHGQPEPFLHRDRNHLAKIAEAEPNPLAQIVRRS
- a CDS encoding N-acyl-D-amino-acid deacylase family protein encodes the protein MKRQLALGAALLLSTSGMALAAEGGHDVVIRGGTIYDGSGAPGVVGDVAIDGDRVVAVGKVAGKGRTEISAAGMAVAPGFINMLSWATESLIAGPKSQSDIRQGVTLEVMGEGWSMGPLNAAMKATETERQGDIKYPIEWTSLGDYLSWLEKHGIAPNVASFVGAATVRVHELGEDDVDPTPEQLDRMRALVRQAMDEGALGVGSSLIYAPGSYAETDELVALTGEAAQCGGMYISHMRSEGDRLEEAVDELIEISRRSGAPAEIYHLKMAGRENWGKLAPVVAKVEAARAAGQRITADMYTYTAGATGLDAAMPTWVQAGGLEKWIERLKDPAIRARVAAEMQKPGNDWENLYFGAGADKMILSGFKKDALKPLTGKTLAEVAQMRGKSPEETAMDLVVEDGSRVGTVYFLMSEDNVRAQIKLPWMSFGSDAASQATEGVFLKSGAHPRTYGNFARLLGRYVRDEKLIPLEQAVHRLTTLPATNLGIKERGALKPGYFADVVIFDPAAVADRSTFEAPHQYSLGVRDVFVNGAAVLKDGEPTGATPGRAVRGAGWEKCR
- a CDS encoding CocE/NonD family hydrolase — encoded protein: MIKKSLAALTLVLTLSPLVGAHAQRTVTPVVQPGGDIPKSYSPESEGTDYERRVVMVPMRDGVKLQTIIIVPKGAKNAPILMDRTPYNATARSTRSTSTRMVNALPFENEQFVKNGYIIVWQDTRGKFGSEGDYTMIMPVAGPLNKTGVDHSTDAYDTIDWLVNKANLPESNGRVGMIGSSYEGYTTAMALLNPHPALRAAAPESPIIDGWMGDDWFHYGAFRQLMLGFVAMQSGEKGFASAPSHGGGDDYDVFREAGSAGDWARARGFDQLPAFKRVVANPEYNATWSGQAVDKLLAANPSNVPTLWVQPIWDQEDSYGAIHSFEALRAAGKTGNNHLILGPWFHSQVNRAAGGRSVGPLNWDGDTVEHYWKRMVLPFFNEHLKDGPPSNMPVATVYNTGEDRWERLTTWPLACEKGCPSPLTPLYLAADGGLSFKAGAAGGDSYVSDPAKPVPFLQRPFSMQRSVYTPEWPTWLVSDQRHVDGRPDVMTYRSEVLTAPVRVSGAPIADIIARTTGTDGDFVVKVIDVFPQENANNPNMGGYQLAIALDIFRGRYRESFSDPSPIPAGKAQRYKFRLPTVNHVFQPGHRIMIQVQSSLFPLYDRNPQTYVPNIFNAKKADYKAATITLERGANGSRVWLPVVPVDQSAAAAQ
- a CDS encoding CehA/McbA family metallohydrolase, which codes for MADRRHRRPAAARFLFAAPLCLFAAAPVQGEWTSQYPHVENAAKNVGHQLYLEAYNLPTFAASPTDPAPSPDGRSVAFAARGWLWTMDVATRQARRLTRGPRIDSRPAWSPDGRQIAFVRDSGRDTDIMLVDVATGKERPLAASPALDLDPAFAPDGKSLFYSSAEAGDFDLWRVELATGTKTRLTTDTGQELNPQPIGGGTGLAYVNRAKYFSDAVATLSLADGERRTLLSTGMAPQLRVAASPDGRSVAITEPDGDRLKLITLDAGGGDTIRVAPDATYPLAPSWSHGGALWFVQPNRDKQFTLYRTPADGGASEDMSPLDWDFGERTARVTIRTRQAGKLTPARLAIVDGSGHPAVPATGLAYFDFQQGRVFTHSPGVVTVEVPAGAIGLSATHGFDGVAEATRQVRAGDTVTIDLDLPSTGFDAAARGWYSGDLHNHLNYGGPYQLEPGDLVTMMRAEGLDVATPQLANLQTRQVDAKWWGWQRTELPLIRVSQEVRAHFLGHIGVIGTDAPFDPWFFGPSYPVRAQSELTNADVLRFTRAHGGLNIYVHPVIGNDPFPAEGNPGGFPLALVPDAVLGDVDAIEIACLWSDELGTSELWYRLLNLGLPVAPTAGSDTMQNIHRMMAIGSTRVYAKPEGPVGMTSFLDALRKGRSFVTTGPMIDFTAAGAGPGEVVAGGSTSIPWSLDLFSPTAVETVEVLVNGRVVWSGKGLPAAGKRSYSGTIEVPAGGWVAARVHGGPAVWPVQDGAPFAHSAPVWIGRVGSTDPAAARSAAADLLRWMPVGEARLATGYPGDSGARLKARFAEARQRLEAWAK
- a CDS encoding radical SAM protein, with the protein product MNQQLGIAPAADTLVRRREWRASQPDSIDALQVVYKVAERCNINCSYCYYFHMGDETPLERPAYAPHAVTERLAHWMADGCAELRIPHAKLAFHGGEPAMIGADAFGKACRTLRDVIEPVATLSLAIQTNGVLLDERWTDQFIEHAVGVGISIDGPQAANDRFRLDKRGRSTFQRSEDAIRRLVAARPYGAPLPSTISVLHSANDYRDIYHYLRDLGVEELNFLLPDRNVDDTAFRASDEAADYGRCLSEIFDAWLAEDNQAVRIKFIDQTMVHFRASVTPGAIFRRGRKSNQVVIARSDGTVAIDDSYIPALDWYSRAPVRPMATHSLRDFLGNPIFQEIETTANSIPTGCRDCRWRDMCRGGDLENRFSAASGFDNPSVYCGAYKGLYATVCQRLVEGGYPAHLVTEKFGAL